A portion of the Actomonas aquatica genome contains these proteins:
- the zwf gene encoding glucose-6-phosphate dehydrogenase: MADSSRHPFLQGLSKHRGAPPTAVVIFGASGDLTKRKLIPAVYNLAADNLLPPDFHLIGYGRKEIAHEAFRELAAEAIKEFSRRELSDDVWDRIAERTTYVAGGYDDPEAFKRLAAHLEEIEKKVGRDVQPLFYISTPPSVFAPILEGLGSCGLARKHLDTAHHAKVIIEKPFGRDLESARELNRTIRGVFEEHQVYRIDHYLGKETVQDLLVQRFANAIFEPLWNRNYIDNVQITVAEEVGVGTRGGYYEQSGALRDMIQNHTMQLLALTAMEPPVSLDAEAIRDEKVKLLRAIQPLDVKPGGDVVRAQYGEGMMGGKPVPGYLQEEGIAPDSATETYAGIRLSINNWRWQGVPFYLRSGKRMARRVTEIAVQFKRPPGTLFAGGGFDVAANTLSFQIQPDEGLSMILNGKVPGLETRMQPVKMNFRYSTTFGSNTPEAYERLVLDAMIGDGTLFIRGDEAETSWKLYTPVLEAWHGSRSGMDTYAAGSWGPSNADAMLAAQKHIWRKP; encoded by the coding sequence CCCTGCCGTCTACAACTTGGCCGCCGACAATCTGCTGCCGCCGGATTTCCACCTCATCGGTTATGGTCGCAAGGAGATCGCCCACGAGGCGTTCCGCGAGCTGGCCGCCGAGGCGATAAAGGAATTCTCCCGGCGCGAGCTGAGCGACGACGTCTGGGACCGCATCGCCGAGCGCACCACCTACGTGGCCGGCGGTTACGACGACCCGGAGGCCTTCAAGCGCCTCGCCGCGCATCTCGAGGAGATCGAAAAGAAGGTCGGCCGCGACGTGCAGCCGCTGTTCTACATCTCCACGCCGCCGTCGGTTTTCGCGCCGATTTTGGAGGGGCTCGGCTCCTGCGGTCTGGCCCGCAAGCACCTCGACACGGCCCATCACGCCAAGGTGATCATCGAGAAACCCTTTGGCCGTGACCTGGAGTCGGCCCGCGAGCTCAACCGCACCATCCGCGGCGTGTTCGAGGAGCATCAGGTGTATCGCATCGACCACTACCTCGGCAAAGAGACGGTGCAGGACCTCCTGGTGCAGCGTTTCGCCAACGCCATTTTTGAGCCGCTGTGGAATCGCAACTACATCGACAACGTGCAGATCACCGTGGCCGAAGAGGTCGGGGTGGGCACGCGTGGCGGTTATTACGAGCAGAGCGGTGCGCTCCGCGACATGATCCAGAACCACACCATGCAGCTGCTCGCGCTCACCGCGATGGAGCCGCCGGTGTCACTCGACGCGGAGGCCATTCGCGACGAGAAGGTGAAGCTGTTGCGCGCCATTCAGCCCCTCGACGTCAAACCGGGTGGCGACGTGGTTCGCGCTCAATACGGCGAGGGCATGATGGGCGGCAAACCCGTGCCGGGTTACCTGCAGGAAGAGGGCATCGCGCCGGACTCCGCCACCGAGACCTACGCGGGCATTCGCCTCTCGATCAACAACTGGCGCTGGCAGGGCGTGCCCTTCTACCTGCGCTCCGGCAAACGTATGGCGCGTCGCGTCACCGAGATCGCGGTGCAGTTTAAGCGTCCGCCGGGCACCTTGTTTGCCGGCGGCGGTTTCGACGTCGCGGCCAACACGTTGTCGTTCCAGATCCAGCCCGACGAAGGGTTGAGCATGATCCTCAACGGCAAGGTTCCCGGGCTCGAGACCCGCATGCAGCCGGTGAAAATGAACTTCCGCTACAGCACGACTTTTGGCTCCAACACGCCGGAGGCCTACGAACGCCTGGTGCTCGATGCCATGATCGGTGACGGCACGCTCTTCATCCGCGGCGACGAAGCGGAAACCTCCTGGAAGCTTTACACGCCGGTGCTGGAAGCTTGGCACGGCAGCCGCAGCGGTATGGACACCTATGCCGCCGGCTCCTGGGGCCCGTCGAATGCCGACGCCATGCTCGCCGCCCAGAAGCACATCTGGCGCAAGCCCTGA
- a CDS encoding glucose-6-phosphate dehydrogenase assembly protein OpcA, with amino-acid sequence MSQVFESLPGAEVSVSDIKHSLNKLWEDATKTGSAAPAPNTVRAMQMNFVLHFGFATDPDDALAQFETIKKFARRYPCRVVVLCPLKEDDGVEEMRAKVYGECFLGKSKSDTRCVEFVMLSYPLKLRRFLESQVSVCLSTDLPLYYWAHRFSDSNRLADYQFMLQHAKRVIFDTAIVPADAMSYPWPKPEAIRDLVHARLLPVRQSLGQFLSGFEPAKLVEGLQQVRLYHKAKYGPEARVLLAWLRERLERCGLEGEFDGVITPSEAVGIDDFAVEFRYTGGERCFKWRADIAKNHAEFAADMGGGRVDLTTAMHLLEPSAAMAEAVFF; translated from the coding sequence ATGTCCCAGGTATTTGAATCCCTCCCCGGAGCCGAGGTCTCGGTCAGCGACATCAAACACAGCCTCAACAAGCTGTGGGAAGACGCCACCAAGACCGGCAGCGCCGCGCCTGCGCCCAATACGGTGCGGGCCATGCAGATGAATTTTGTGCTGCACTTCGGTTTCGCCACCGATCCGGACGACGCCCTCGCGCAGTTCGAGACCATCAAAAAATTTGCCCGGCGCTACCCGTGCCGCGTGGTCGTGCTTTGCCCGCTCAAAGAAGACGACGGCGTCGAAGAGATGCGCGCCAAGGTTTACGGCGAGTGTTTCCTCGGCAAATCCAAGAGCGACACGCGTTGCGTCGAGTTCGTGATGCTGAGCTATCCGCTCAAGCTGCGACGGTTTCTGGAGAGCCAGGTTTCGGTCTGCCTCTCCACCGATCTGCCGCTCTATTACTGGGCGCATCGCTTTTCCGACAGCAACCGACTGGCCGACTACCAGTTCATGCTGCAGCACGCCAAGCGCGTCATTTTCGACACGGCCATCGTGCCGGCCGACGCCATGTCCTACCCGTGGCCGAAACCGGAGGCGATCCGCGATCTGGTGCATGCCCGCCTGCTGCCGGTGCGGCAGTCGCTCGGGCAATTCCTGTCGGGCTTCGAACCCGCCAAGCTGGTCGAAGGCCTGCAACAGGTGCGGTTGTATCATAAAGCCAAATACGGCCCGGAAGCCCGCGTGCTGCTGGCTTGGTTGCGCGAGCGCCTCGAGCGCTGCGGCCTGGAAGGTGAGTTCGACGGTGTCATCACGCCGAGCGAAGCCGTCGGCATCGACGACTTCGCCGTGGAGTTCCGCTACACCGGCGGTGAGCGCTGCTTTAAATGGCGCGCTGACATCGCGAAAAACCACGCCGAGTTTGCCGCCGATATGGGGGGCGGACGCGTGGATCTCACCACGGCCATGCACCTGCTCGAACCCTCGGCCGCGATGGCCGAAGCGGTGTTTTTCTAA
- the pgl gene encoding 6-phosphogluconolactonase: MTEKQTDYGRLLIGEKMELFAEAVRLAVAQKEASESTNFTWAFTGGSTPQAWYQWAAETDAIPAEVLASTHFTVSDERCVPLNSDESNFGNAERKLLAPKSVPVEHRHPWVVAYEPEKAAEAYRRTMQLLNPPGKAYDVCFLGMGDDAHTASFFPGSELLKSDGSVFFAAVDTPQKGWRLTITPTGLQACGLIVVMTLGAGKAEALKRVLEGDDALLDAPSKILKTCADKVVWLVDEAAASQLS, encoded by the coding sequence ATGACTGAGAAACAGACAGATTACGGCCGGTTGCTGATCGGCGAGAAAATGGAATTGTTCGCCGAGGCCGTGCGCCTCGCGGTCGCGCAAAAAGAGGCGAGCGAGAGCACGAACTTCACCTGGGCCTTCACTGGTGGTTCCACGCCGCAGGCTTGGTATCAGTGGGCGGCGGAGACCGATGCCATTCCGGCAGAGGTGCTCGCGTCGACGCACTTCACGGTGAGTGACGAACGCTGCGTGCCGCTCAACAGCGACGAGAGCAATTTCGGCAACGCCGAGCGCAAACTGCTCGCGCCGAAGAGCGTGCCGGTGGAGCACCGTCATCCGTGGGTCGTGGCTTACGAACCCGAAAAGGCGGCCGAGGCCTACCGCCGCACCATGCAGCTGCTCAACCCGCCGGGCAAAGCCTACGATGTGTGTTTCCTCGGCATGGGCGACGACGCGCACACGGCGTCGTTTTTCCCGGGCAGCGAATTGCTGAAGTCGGACGGCAGTGTGTTTTTCGCCGCGGTCGACACCCCACAAAAAGGCTGGCGCCTCACCATCACCCCCACGGGCCTGCAGGCCTGCGGCCTGATCGTGGTCATGACGCTGGGCGCGGGCAAAGCCGAGGCGCTGAAGCGCGTGTTGGAAGGCGACGACGCGTTGCTCGATGCGCCTTCGAAGATTTTGAAGACCTGCGCCGACAAGGTCGTGTGGTTGGTCGACGAAGCGGCAGCGAGTCAGCTGAGCTGA
- a CDS encoding GH39 family glycosyl hydrolase, whose amino-acid sequence MPLPLCSRPHWAALAALFTVVAAVPAAAQPVTTLTVHTDEPIGELRPIWNYFGYDEALTTLTPEGQHLLGELRALAAPAPIHVRVHHLLTSGDGTLALKWSSTNAYTEDAAGNPVYDWTIMDQIMDELTRYNTEPFVQAGFMPRDLSSQPEPYTPELTQRGLPKDMVSGGAFYPPKDYQKWQDLIAAWVQHSVDRYGRERVESWLWEPWNEPESPYFKGTMEEFFMLYDHFAAGVKSVLPQARVGGPHVTDPGWKNGDVFMEAFLEHCRSGLNAATGEIGAPLDFIAFHAKGTTRLDEQGRVEMNLRNQLKTIDTYARIIASFPEYKDLPVYIGESDPEGCAGCPATLDPERDYRRTSQFAAYSAAAFMRKQDLMAEHGVRLEGAVSWAFTFHDQPWFNGLRAFTTNEVALPVLNAFRLFAQLEGERVRVDNPDMLSTAQIIADSVRGRPDVGAVATTSGQVLLWNFHDIDTDDQSATVRLVWTGGTAPLYATAQRIDATHANAYTTWREMGEPQEPTPAQIAALHAASQLTSENLRLAADGSVTLTLAPQSVVLVEVP is encoded by the coding sequence ATGCCCCTGCCCCTTTGTTCGCGACCCCACTGGGCCGCTCTCGCTGCACTATTCACCGTCGTGGCCGCTGTCCCCGCCGCCGCGCAACCCGTCACCACCCTTACCGTCCACACCGACGAACCCATCGGCGAACTGCGGCCGATTTGGAACTACTTCGGTTACGACGAGGCCCTCACCACCCTCACCCCGGAAGGCCAACACCTCCTCGGCGAACTCCGCGCCCTCGCCGCCCCCGCGCCCATCCACGTGCGCGTCCACCACCTGCTCACCAGCGGCGACGGCACCCTCGCACTCAAATGGTCCAGCACCAACGCCTACACCGAGGACGCCGCCGGCAATCCGGTCTACGACTGGACGATCATGGACCAGATCATGGACGAACTCACCCGCTACAACACCGAGCCCTTCGTCCAAGCCGGCTTCATGCCGCGCGATCTCTCCTCGCAACCCGAGCCCTACACGCCGGAACTCACCCAGCGCGGCCTGCCCAAGGACATGGTTTCGGGCGGCGCCTTCTATCCGCCCAAGGACTATCAAAAGTGGCAGGACCTCATCGCCGCCTGGGTGCAACACAGCGTCGACCGCTACGGCCGTGAACGCGTCGAATCCTGGTTGTGGGAACCTTGGAACGAACCCGAGTCGCCCTACTTCAAAGGCACCATGGAGGAGTTCTTCATGCTCTATGATCACTTCGCCGCCGGTGTGAAATCGGTCCTGCCCCAAGCCCGCGTAGGTGGTCCTCACGTCACCGACCCGGGGTGGAAAAACGGCGATGTGTTTATGGAGGCCTTCCTCGAACACTGCCGCTCCGGCCTCAACGCCGCCACCGGCGAAATCGGCGCGCCGCTCGACTTCATTGCCTTCCACGCCAAAGGCACCACCCGCCTCGACGAGCAGGGCCGCGTGGAGATGAACCTGCGCAACCAGCTCAAGACCATCGACACCTACGCCCGCATCATCGCGTCGTTTCCCGAATACAAAGACCTGCCGGTCTACATCGGCGAATCCGACCCCGAAGGCTGCGCCGGTTGCCCCGCCACCCTCGATCCCGAGCGCGACTACCGCCGCACCTCGCAATTCGCCGCCTACAGCGCGGCCGCCTTCATGCGCAAACAGGACCTGATGGCCGAGCACGGCGTGCGCCTCGAAGGCGCCGTCAGCTGGGCCTTCACCTTCCACGATCAACCGTGGTTCAACGGCCTGCGCGCCTTCACCACCAACGAGGTCGCCCTGCCCGTGCTGAACGCCTTCCGCCTCTTCGCCCAACTCGAGGGTGAACGCGTGCGCGTCGACAATCCAGACATGCTCAGCACCGCTCAGATCATCGCCGACAGCGTGCGGGGGCGACCCGACGTCGGTGCCGTCGCCACGACCTCCGGCCAGGTGCTCCTGTGGAACTTCCACGACATCGATACCGACGACCAAAGCGCCACTGTGCGCCTCGTCTGGACCGGCGGCACGGCTCCCCTCTACGCCACCGCCCAACGCATCGACGCCACCCACGCCAACGCCTACACGACTTGGCGCGAAATGGGGGAACCGCAGGAGCCGACGCCCGCGCAGATCGCCGCCCTCCACGCCGCCTCGCAGCTCACCAGTGAAAACCTACGCCTCGCCGCGGACGGCAGCGTAACCCTCACCCTCGCCCCGCAAAGCGTCGTGCTCGTCGAAGTCCCGTAG
- a CDS encoding sodium:solute symporter: MTPLDWIIIAAYFVVLASIAWYSSRKTETTADYFLAGRNIPWFVVGCSLLASNIGSEHIVGLAGSGAANGMAQAHWELHAWIMLMLGWIFVPFYYRTNVFTMPEFLERRFDSRSRWTLSIVSLVAYVFTKVSVTVYAGAVVFMTLLPDTFGSPENAFWVGAFSTVVLTGIYTVIGGLRAVVYTEVAQTGLLLFGSVFITIFGLQQLGGWGELKAVLGEDPAQFALWRPLSDPDFPWLGVMIASPVIGIWYWCTDQYIVQRTLAAKSLRDARRGAIFGGFLKVLPVFIFLVPGMIGYALHSKGIISIPLKDGGEVNGDMVFPTMVASLLPQGLRGIVVAGLLSALMSSLASLFNSCATLFTVDIYDKLRPGRSEKELVRVGRVATSFVVIAGIIWIPVMKLVSGGGLYQYLQSVQGYLAPPITAVFLLGLFFKRINARGAFVGLTVGFVLGMIKLTLQALDGGGAFGDTGLLHAIGAFNFLYASGWLLVISIVVVIGASLTAPAQPEASIAGLTYGSDTPEQAAENRASWGAPEVWGSILVLALVLGIYVYFSFWLN; the protein is encoded by the coding sequence ATGACCCCACTCGATTGGATTATCATCGCTGCCTACTTTGTAGTGCTCGCCAGCATCGCTTGGTATAGCTCCCGCAAGACGGAGACCACTGCCGACTACTTCCTCGCCGGACGTAATATCCCGTGGTTCGTCGTCGGTTGCTCCCTCCTCGCCTCCAACATCGGCTCCGAACACATCGTCGGTCTCGCCGGCTCCGGTGCCGCCAATGGTATGGCGCAGGCGCACTGGGAACTCCACGCGTGGATTATGCTCATGTTGGGTTGGATTTTCGTGCCGTTCTATTACCGCACCAACGTCTTCACCATGCCGGAGTTTTTGGAGCGTCGCTTCGACAGCCGCTCCCGCTGGACGCTGTCCATCGTCTCGCTGGTCGCCTACGTCTTCACCAAGGTATCCGTGACCGTCTACGCCGGCGCCGTTGTATTCATGACGCTGCTACCGGACACCTTCGGCTCGCCCGAAAACGCCTTCTGGGTCGGCGCCTTCTCCACGGTCGTCCTCACCGGTATCTATACCGTCATCGGTGGTCTGCGCGCCGTGGTTTACACCGAGGTCGCTCAGACCGGCCTGCTCCTCTTCGGCTCGGTCTTCATCACCATCTTCGGTCTGCAACAGCTCGGCGGCTGGGGTGAACTCAAAGCCGTGCTCGGCGAAGACCCCGCCCAGTTCGCCCTCTGGCGTCCGCTCTCCGATCCCGATTTCCCCTGGCTCGGCGTCATGATCGCCTCGCCCGTCATCGGCATCTGGTATTGGTGCACCGACCAATACATCGTGCAACGCACCCTCGCCGCGAAGTCTCTCCGTGACGCCCGCCGCGGCGCCATCTTCGGCGGTTTCCTCAAGGTCCTGCCGGTCTTCATCTTCCTCGTGCCGGGCATGATCGGCTACGCCCTGCACAGCAAGGGCATCATCTCCATCCCGCTCAAAGACGGCGGCGAAGTGAATGGCGACATGGTCTTCCCGACCATGGTGGCTTCCCTCCTCCCGCAGGGCCTGCGCGGCATCGTGGTCGCCGGTTTGCTCTCGGCCCTCATGAGTTCGCTGGCCTCGCTCTTCAACTCCTGCGCCACCCTCTTCACCGTCGACATCTACGACAAGCTGCGCCCCGGCCGTTCCGAGAAGGAACTCGTGCGCGTCGGTCGCGTCGCCACGAGCTTCGTGGTCATCGCCGGTATCATCTGGATTCCGGTCATGAAGTTGGTCTCTGGCGGCGGCCTCTACCAATACCTGCAAAGCGTGCAGGGCTACCTCGCTCCGCCCATCACCGCGGTCTTCCTGCTCGGCTTGTTCTTCAAGCGCATCAACGCCCGCGGCGCCTTCGTCGGCCTCACCGTCGGCTTCGTGCTCGGTATGATCAAACTCACCCTGCAGGCCCTCGACGGCGGCGGCGCCTTCGGTGATACCGGCCTGCTCCATGCTATCGGCGCCTTCAACTTCCTCTACGCCTCTGGCTGGCTGCTCGTGATCAGCATCGTGGTCGTGATCGGAGCGTCGCTGACCGCTCCCGCCCAACCCGAAGCGTCCATCGCTGGCCTCACCTACGGCTCCGACACCCCGGAACAGGCCGCCGAGAATCGCGCCTCGTGGGGCGCGCCGGAAGTCTGGGGTTCCATCCTCGTGCTCGCGCTGGTGCTCGGCATCTACGTCTACTTCAGCTTCTGGCTGAACTGA
- a CDS encoding 3-keto-disaccharide hydrolase, whose translation MRQTCRFGSLLLTFTAGLFAQAPNDGLPPPEWTEYWSPQPALVSAKVGEVPSDAIMLFDGSSLDAWESANAPEEKGQPRAAAAWDIIDGNLVVKAKTGDIRTKAAFGDVQLHLEWRAPSEIKGNSQGRGNSGVFFMERYEVQVLDSHNNPTYVNGQAASVYKQYPPLVNATQPPGTWNTYDIIFVAPRFDAGGELISPARITVFHNGVLTQLDVPLAGPTQWRGLTKYNYHVPRLPIKLQDHGNPVAYRNIWIRELDLPVSTITDVK comes from the coding sequence ATGCGTCAGACCTGCCGCTTCGGCTCGCTCCTCCTCACCTTCACCGCCGGCCTCTTCGCCCAAGCCCCCAACGACGGCCTGCCGCCCCCGGAATGGACGGAATACTGGTCCCCGCAGCCCGCCCTCGTGAGCGCGAAAGTCGGCGAAGTCCCCTCCGACGCCATCATGCTCTTCGACGGCAGCTCGCTCGACGCCTGGGAGTCCGCCAACGCCCCTGAGGAAAAAGGCCAACCCCGCGCCGCCGCCGCGTGGGACATCATCGATGGCAATCTCGTGGTGAAGGCCAAGACCGGCGACATCCGCACCAAAGCCGCCTTCGGCGACGTGCAACTCCACCTCGAGTGGCGCGCCCCGTCCGAGATCAAGGGCAACAGCCAGGGCCGCGGCAACAGCGGCGTCTTCTTCATGGAGCGCTATGAGGTGCAGGTCCTCGATTCGCACAACAACCCGACCTACGTGAACGGACAGGCCGCCTCGGTCTACAAACAATACCCGCCGCTGGTGAACGCCACCCAGCCCCCCGGCACCTGGAACACCTACGACATCATCTTCGTCGCCCCGCGTTTTGACGCTGGCGGTGAACTCATCTCGCCCGCCCGCATCACCGTCTTCCACAACGGCGTGCTCACCCAACTCGACGTCCCCCTCGCCGGCCCGACGCAGTGGCGCGGACTCACAAAATACAACTATCACGTGCCGCGTCTGCCCATCAAACTGCAAGACCACGGCAACCCCGTCGCCTACCGCAACATCTGGATCCGCGAACTCGACCTCCCCGTCAGCACCATCACCGACGTGAAATGA
- a CDS encoding tRNA-uridine aminocarboxypropyltransferase: MSRETCYRCFWPKPLCWCERITPIATDTRYVLLMHPKETRTKAGTGRLTHLCLSNSEIIVGATFEQHERLDALLADEANHVVLLYPGKEAVNLSVAPAGDGDSDGGGATAEALVSAGKRLVVLVLDATWSCARKMLRLSPRLQRLPRIMFTPSAPSRFVIKAQPIEGCLSTLESVHEVLSALARRGLDHYDRPEQLLELFAAMQRYQIECAQDPGRGGYRRGNYKAPGERKPMSARSVQRRSNYFRVGEG, translated from the coding sequence ATGAGTCGAGAGACCTGTTACCGATGTTTTTGGCCCAAGCCCCTTTGCTGGTGCGAGCGCATTACGCCTATCGCAACGGATACGCGTTACGTGTTGCTCATGCACCCGAAAGAGACGCGCACCAAGGCGGGCACGGGGCGGCTGACACACCTGTGTCTGAGCAACAGCGAGATCATCGTGGGTGCGACCTTTGAGCAGCATGAGCGGCTCGACGCGCTGCTGGCCGACGAAGCCAATCACGTGGTGCTGCTCTATCCGGGCAAGGAGGCGGTCAACCTGTCGGTCGCGCCCGCAGGCGATGGCGATAGTGACGGCGGTGGCGCGACCGCCGAGGCCCTGGTGTCGGCGGGCAAACGACTGGTGGTGCTGGTGTTGGACGCGACTTGGTCGTGTGCGCGCAAGATGCTGCGTTTGAGTCCGCGGCTGCAGCGGTTGCCGCGCATCATGTTTACGCCCTCGGCGCCGAGTCGGTTTGTGATCAAGGCGCAGCCGATTGAGGGCTGTCTTTCGACGCTGGAGTCAGTGCACGAGGTCTTGAGCGCGCTGGCCCGGCGCGGACTCGATCACTACGATCGGCCGGAGCAGTTGCTGGAGTTGTTTGCGGCGATGCAGCGTTACCAAATCGAGTGTGCGCAGGACCCGGGTCGCGGCGGGTATCGACGCGGCAACTACAAAGCCCCCGGCGAACGCAAACCGATGAGCGCACGCAGCGTGCAGCGGCGATCGAATTACTTTCGGGTGGGCGAGGGGTAG